Proteins encoded together in one Acidimicrobiales bacterium window:
- the lysA gene encoding diaminopimelate decarboxylase: MAGPIPTHLLPDTASIGAGGRLSIGGCDLLDLADEYGTPLFVYDEAQLRARCREAVTAFGDGVAYASKAFLCGAMARLAHEEGMHLDVATGGELYVARHAGVPGDRLVMHGNNKSDSELAMALAEGVGRIVVDSFDELDRLDAIAAATGAKPMVLLRITPGVEAHTHEFVATGQDDSKFGFTVSSGLAAAAVERAVASDSVDLVGLHAHIGSQVFEVGAFARAVEVLATFAAPYGLAELSVGGGLGVPYVEGESAPSIGDWAAGIRAVCEAAGVTASVSAEPGRAIVAAAAVTLYRVGTVKDLPDIRTYVAVDGGMSDNPRPVLYGSGYETFLPRAADAERNRSVRVVGKHCESGDLLVREGWVPGDLVVGDVLATPVTGAYGYAMGSNYNHVLRPAVVFVADGDARLVIRRETYEDLVRREA; the protein is encoded by the coding sequence GTGGCCGGTCCCATACCCACCCACCTGCTGCCCGACACGGCGTCCATCGGTGCCGGCGGTCGGCTCTCGATCGGCGGCTGTGACCTCCTTGACCTGGCCGACGAGTACGGCACGCCGCTGTTCGTCTACGACGAGGCACAACTGCGGGCCCGCTGCCGGGAGGCGGTGACCGCCTTCGGTGACGGCGTGGCCTACGCCTCGAAGGCATTCCTCTGTGGGGCCATGGCACGCCTGGCCCATGAGGAGGGCATGCACCTCGACGTCGCCACGGGAGGCGAGCTGTACGTGGCTCGCCACGCCGGGGTGCCGGGTGACCGGCTGGTCATGCACGGCAACAACAAGAGCGACAGCGAACTGGCCATGGCGCTCGCCGAGGGCGTGGGCCGGATCGTGGTCGACTCGTTCGACGAACTGGACCGCCTGGACGCCATCGCGGCGGCCACCGGCGCCAAGCCGATGGTGCTGCTCCGGATCACCCCCGGGGTGGAGGCCCACACCCACGAGTTCGTAGCCACGGGCCAGGACGACTCCAAGTTCGGCTTTACCGTGTCATCGGGTCTGGCCGCGGCGGCGGTCGAGAGGGCCGTCGCCTCGGACTCGGTCGACCTCGTCGGGCTCCACGCCCACATCGGCAGCCAGGTGTTCGAGGTCGGGGCGTTCGCCAGGGCCGTCGAGGTGCTGGCCACGTTCGCCGCGCCGTACGGGCTGGCCGAGCTCTCGGTCGGGGGAGGCCTCGGGGTTCCCTACGTGGAGGGCGAGTCGGCACCGTCCATTGGTGACTGGGCGGCCGGGATCCGCGCCGTCTGTGAGGCGGCCGGGGTCACGGCCTCGGTCTCGGCCGAGCCGGGACGGGCCATCGTGGCCGCGGCGGCGGTCACCCTGTACAGGGTGGGAACGGTCAAGGACCTGCCGGACATCCGCACCTACGTGGCCGTCGACGGTGGCATGAGCGACAATCCGAGACCGGTCCTCTACGGGTCCGGATACGAGACGTTCCTGCCCAGGGCGGCCGATGCCGAGCGCAACCGGTCCGTGAGGGTGGTGGGCAAGCACTGCGAGTCGGGTGACCTCCTTGTCCGGGAGGGCTGGGTTCCCGGCGACCTGGTGGTGGGCGACGTGCTGGCCACGCCGGTAACCGGTGCATACGGGTACGCCATGGGCTCCAACTACAACCACGTCCTGCGTCCGGCCGTGGTGTTCGTGGCCGACGGCGACGCCAGGCTGGTGATCCGCCGGGAGACCTACGAGGACCTCGTGCGTCGCGAGGCGTGA
- a CDS encoding dienelactone hydrolase family protein — protein MTEATMGEDDQEATMGVMVEFPANGTTAGGYLVVPETGSGPGVVVLQEWWGLVPQIKGVCDRLAGEGFVALAPDLYHGEMAEHTEMDRAGELMTGLPPEQAARDMSAAIDFLLDHDATTGDAVGVTGFCMGGMLTLLIAALEGDRVAAAAPFYGAPLGDGAPDWSGLSAAVEGHLAENDDFFPPEAINALGAELREAGRDVVFHVYEGTGHGFANEENPLGTWDEAAAATAWGRTVGFLRSRL, from the coding sequence ATGACGGAGGCGACGATGGGCGAGGACGATCAGGAGGCGACGATGGGTGTGATGGTGGAGTTCCCGGCCAACGGGACGACGGCGGGCGGCTACCTGGTGGTGCCCGAGACCGGTAGCGGACCTGGCGTGGTCGTGCTCCAGGAGTGGTGGGGCCTGGTCCCCCAGATCAAGGGGGTCTGCGATCGCCTGGCCGGCGAGGGCTTCGTGGCCCTGGCCCCCGACCTGTACCACGGGGAGATGGCCGAGCACACGGAGATGGACAGAGCCGGGGAGCTCATGACGGGCCTGCCCCCCGAACAGGCGGCTCGGGACATGTCGGCGGCCATCGACTTCCTGCTGGACCACGACGCCACCACCGGCGACGCCGTCGGGGTGACCGGCTTCTGCATGGGCGGGATGCTCACCCTGCTGATCGCCGCCCTGGAGGGTGACCGGGTGGCTGCCGCCGCACCCTTCTACGGGGCACCGCTGGGCGACGGCGCACCCGATTGGTCCGGCCTGTCGGCCGCCGTCGAGGGCCACCTGGCCGAGAACGACGACTTCTTCCCGCCGGAGGCCATCAACGCCCTGGGTGCCGAGCTCAGGGAGGCGGGCCGCGACGTGGTGTTCCACGTGTACGAGGGCACCGGGCACGGCTTCGCCAACGAGGAGAACCCCCTGGGCACCTGGGACGAGGCCGCGGCCGCCACGGCCTGGGGCCGTACCGTGGGCTTCCTGCGCTCCCGCCTCTGA
- a CDS encoding homoserine dehydrogenase: MEPSQIRVGLLGCGHVGAALVSLIAERRDEVARRTGLYLDVTRIAVRNTAIDRGVGVDASAFTTDAAAVVADADVDVVVEVMGGIEPARELVLAALSAGKPVVTANKELLANHGAELYEAAEAAGVDLLFEAAVAGAIPIMRPLRESLAGEPITRVMGIVNGTTNFILSRMADDGVSYADALAEAQGLGYAERDPTADVEGFDAGAKAAIIATVAFGARVVAGDVYHEGISGITVADIEFAADLQHCIKLLAVVEQTRASDGGLQIGVRVHPTLVPLDHPLASVRGSFNAVFVEGGASGDLMFYGRGAGGRPTASAVLGDLIDAAGNLRRGHGAPIGALERARIAPIDDVTSAFYLNVEVDDRPGVLAQVATVFGENGVSIRSMEQEGLGGEARLVFITHAARERDLRSTLQGLRSLDAVRAVGSVLRVIGD; encoded by the coding sequence ATGGAGCCCTCCCAGATCCGTGTCGGGCTGCTGGGTTGCGGCCACGTCGGTGCCGCCCTGGTGTCGCTCATCGCCGAACGCCGTGACGAGGTGGCCCGTCGCACCGGGCTGTACCTGGACGTGACCCGCATAGCGGTCCGCAACACGGCAATCGACCGCGGTGTGGGTGTCGATGCCTCGGCCTTCACCACGGATGCGGCGGCCGTCGTCGCTGATGCGGATGTCGACGTGGTGGTCGAGGTCATGGGAGGCATCGAGCCGGCCCGTGAGCTGGTGTTGGCCGCCCTTTCGGCCGGCAAGCCGGTGGTCACAGCCAACAAGGAACTGCTGGCCAACCACGGCGCCGAGCTCTACGAGGCGGCCGAGGCTGCCGGCGTGGACCTGCTGTTCGAGGCGGCCGTCGCCGGTGCCATCCCGATCATGCGCCCGTTGCGGGAGTCGTTGGCCGGGGAGCCGATCACCCGGGTGATGGGCATCGTGAACGGCACCACCAACTTCATCCTGAGCCGTATGGCCGACGACGGTGTCAGCTACGCCGACGCCCTGGCCGAGGCCCAGGGCCTGGGCTACGCCGAGCGGGACCCGACGGCCGACGTGGAGGGCTTCGACGCCGGGGCCAAGGCGGCCATCATCGCCACGGTGGCCTTCGGCGCACGGGTGGTGGCCGGCGACGTGTACCACGAGGGCATCTCCGGGATCACCGTCGCCGACATCGAGTTCGCCGCGGACCTGCAGCACTGCATAAAGTTGCTGGCCGTGGTCGAGCAGACCCGGGCCTCCGACGGCGGGCTCCAGATCGGCGTCCGCGTGCACCCGACCCTTGTGCCGCTCGACCACCCGCTGGCGTCGGTCAGGGGAAGCTTCAACGCGGTGTTCGTCGAGGGTGGAGCGTCCGGTGACCTCATGTTCTACGGCCGGGGGGCCGGCGGTCGACCCACCGCATCGGCGGTGCTGGGCGACCTGATCGACGCCGCCGGCAACCTGCGGCGGGGCCACGGGGCGCCGATCGGTGCCCTGGAGCGGGCCCGGATAGCCCCGATCGACGACGTCACGTCGGCGTTCTACCTGAACGTCGAGGTCGACGACCGTCCCGGCGTCCTGGCCCAGGTCGCCACGGTGTTCGGGGAGAACGGCGTTTCGATCCGCTCCATGGAACAGGAGGGCCTGGGAGGAGAGGCCCGCCTGGTGTTCATCACCCACGCGGCAAGGGAACGGGACCTGCGCTCCACGTTGCAGGGACTCAGGTCGCTGGATGCCGTGCGGGCTGTCGGGAGTGTCCTGCGCGTCATCGGCGACTGA
- the phnC gene encoding phosphonate ABC transporter ATP-binding protein: MIRFDDVSVTYRGGVRALRNVDLRIDDGEFVVVVGLSGAGKSTLLRALNGLVPATSGSITIDGTEVVGAGSAELRTIRSRIGMIFQTFNLVNRTSVLNNVLMGRLASVPAWRSTIGLWPAPDREIAMRALERVGIVEKAYVRAANLSGGQQQRVGIARALAQEPSVMLADEPVAALDPVTSRQVMGDLRRINRELGITTLVNLHFLDLAREFGRRLVGLRDGEVVFDGDISDVTDETFRNIYGRAITDDDLLAVDGEPSE; encoded by the coding sequence GTGATCCGGTTCGACGACGTCTCGGTGACCTACCGGGGCGGCGTCCGGGCGCTGCGCAACGTCGATCTCAGGATCGACGACGGCGAGTTCGTCGTGGTCGTCGGGCTCTCGGGAGCGGGCAAGTCCACGCTCCTGCGGGCCCTGAACGGCCTGGTCCCGGCCACTTCGGGGTCGATAACCATCGACGGGACCGAGGTGGTCGGCGCCGGCAGCGCAGAACTGCGCACCATCCGATCCCGGATCGGGATGATCTTCCAGACGTTCAACCTGGTGAACCGCACCTCGGTCCTGAACAACGTGCTGATGGGTCGGCTGGCATCGGTCCCGGCGTGGCGCTCCACTATCGGCCTCTGGCCGGCACCGGACAGGGAGATCGCCATGCGGGCGCTCGAGCGGGTGGGCATCGTGGAGAAGGCGTACGTCCGTGCCGCCAACCTCTCGGGCGGCCAACAGCAGAGGGTGGGCATCGCCAGGGCCCTGGCACAGGAGCCGTCGGTGATGCTGGCCGACGAGCCGGTCGCCGCCCTGGATCCGGTGACCAGCCGCCAGGTCATGGGAGACCTTCGGCGCATCAACCGGGAACTTGGAATCACCACCCTGGTGAACCTCCACTTCCTGGACCTGGCCCGGGAGTTCGGCCGCCGCCTCGTCGGGCTTCGGGACGGAGAGGTGGTGTTCGACGGCGACATCTCCGATGTGACCGACGAGACGTTCCGGAACATCTACGGTCGGGCGATCACCGACGACGACCTTCTGGCCGTCGATGGTGAACCCTCGGAGTGA
- the phnE gene encoding phosphonate ABC transporter, permease protein PhnE produces MNGESAGGRPTRPRPGVRTWAVVGAIVAYTVFAGRQVDFDLSTFWNVWSNPLWEKFWPVPWDWVLDRHNVLDPLVETFQIAVVATLVGCGLALPLAFTMSPLTSPNRPTLVVSRSVMNVVRAVPDLFWAKLLVTAVGIGAFAGSWALSVFSLAVMVKLFSETVDGADPRPLEAARASGGRHLAVVRTGVLPTVLPEYVAYALYVFELNIRASVVLGLVGAGGIGRVIEAQRQYFRFDRVLGILMLVLVVVFVIEQVSVAIRRRLV; encoded by the coding sequence GTGAACGGAGAGTCGGCCGGCGGCCGCCCCACCCGACCCCGTCCCGGTGTCCGCACCTGGGCGGTGGTCGGTGCCATCGTCGCCTACACGGTCTTCGCCGGACGCCAGGTCGACTTCGACCTCTCCACGTTCTGGAACGTCTGGTCGAACCCGCTCTGGGAGAAGTTCTGGCCGGTCCCGTGGGACTGGGTCCTGGACAGGCACAACGTTCTCGACCCGCTGGTGGAGACGTTCCAGATCGCCGTGGTGGCGACGCTGGTCGGCTGCGGCCTGGCCCTGCCGCTGGCCTTCACCATGTCGCCGCTGACCTCGCCCAACCGTCCGACCCTGGTGGTCAGCCGGTCGGTCATGAACGTGGTCCGGGCGGTACCGGACCTGTTCTGGGCGAAGCTCCTGGTCACCGCCGTGGGTATCGGGGCGTTCGCCGGCTCGTGGGCCCTGTCGGTGTTCTCGCTGGCCGTGATGGTGAAGCTGTTCAGCGAGACGGTGGACGGCGCCGATCCCAGACCGCTGGAGGCGGCCCGGGCGAGTGGTGGCCGACACCTGGCGGTGGTCAGGACCGGGGTCCTTCCCACGGTGCTGCCCGAGTACGTCGCCTACGCCCTGTACGTGTTCGAGTTGAACATCCGCGCATCGGTGGTGCTGGGCCTGGTGGGCGCCGGTGGCATAGGCCGGGTGATCGAGGCCCAACGCCAGTACTTCCGATTCGACAGGGTGCTCGGCATCCTCATGCTCGTGTTAGTGGTCGTATTCGTGATCGAGCAGGTCAGCGTGGCCATCCGAAGGCGGCTGGTCTGA
- a CDS encoding DMT family transporter, with translation MTGLSRAADDRAGLGRASATVAICCWSAGNVIVAGFDLPGLQIGFWRLFLGALVYGTFLYAGGRRITWATVRLVALPAVTIALEIALFFVALHNTSLANATTIGALQPILLMAVASRRYRERVTGWLVGIALVAIGGVALVMFGAGGGPGGHLRGDLLAAMSMVLFAAYFVFVKDVRHHLDTFTLQTTSMSIGAVVLLPLAAIDAGQVIPPLPSWSQWGWLALLLAVPGTGHFLMNWAHLHVSLTLTGFLTLAIPVLSAGGGWLVLDQRLAPVQVLGMVVVLSALVVVVRRDARLHAAGS, from the coding sequence ATGACGGGCCTCTCCAGAGCCGCAGACGACAGGGCCGGCCTGGGTCGGGCGTCGGCCACCGTGGCGATCTGCTGCTGGTCGGCAGGCAACGTCATCGTCGCCGGATTCGACCTGCCGGGACTCCAGATCGGCTTCTGGCGGTTGTTCCTGGGAGCGCTCGTGTACGGGACGTTCCTCTACGCCGGCGGCCGGCGCATCACCTGGGCCACGGTCCGGCTGGTGGCGTTGCCGGCGGTCACCATCGCCCTCGAGATCGCCCTGTTCTTCGTGGCCCTCCACAACACGTCGTTGGCCAACGCCACGACCATCGGAGCGCTCCAGCCCATCCTCCTCATGGCCGTAGCCTCCCGCCGCTACCGGGAGCGGGTGACCGGGTGGCTCGTCGGCATCGCGCTCGTCGCCATCGGTGGGGTCGCCCTGGTGATGTTCGGTGCCGGAGGCGGGCCGGGTGGGCACCTCAGGGGTGACCTCCTAGCCGCCATGTCGATGGTCCTCTTCGCCGCCTACTTCGTGTTCGTGAAGGACGTGAGGCACCACCTCGACACCTTCACCCTCCAGACCACGTCGATGTCCATCGGTGCGGTGGTCCTGCTGCCCCTGGCCGCCATCGACGCCGGGCAGGTCATCCCGCCGCTCCCGTCCTGGTCGCAGTGGGGATGGCTGGCCCTGCTCCTGGCCGTGCCGGGAACGGGTCACTTCCTCATGAACTGGGCCCACCTGCACGTGAGCCTCACCCTGACCGGTTTCCTGACGCTGGCCATCCCGGTCCTGTCGGCCGGAGGTGGGTGGCTTGTGCTCGACCAGCGGCTGGCTCCCGTCCAGGTACTGGGCATGGTCGTGGTCCTGTCCGCGCTGGTCGTAGTCGTACGCCGCGACGCCCGGCTGCACGCCGCCGGTTCCTGA
- the phnE gene encoding phosphonate ABC transporter, permease protein PhnE → MTTDPVAATDGRPAAPTGVARRRWTAAGLLVVAVGWSLSGLDVTLDRLLGAPGDAWDIFRRMFPPAFGEAAERGVVGKVFESVHIAWIGTLIGALFSLPLAFLAAGNVAPAWVRAPVRQLFNVIRAVPELILAVILIPITGLGPWAGALAIGVHSVGTLGKWATEAIEGIDDGPLEAVAATGGRWASEMRWGVLPQILPVVTSQWLFRFEINVRASAVLGMIGAGGVGSELVSQLVFRNFPAVGAVLAMTVVVVLTIDTISAAVRRRIIRGTGRAPGDGMDEDRNAAVLADLTGFGR, encoded by the coding sequence GTGACGACCGACCCGGTGGCCGCAACCGACGGCCGGCCGGCGGCGCCGACCGGGGTGGCCCGGCGCCGCTGGACGGCGGCAGGCCTGCTGGTCGTCGCCGTCGGGTGGTCCCTCTCAGGCCTGGACGTGACCCTGGATCGCCTGCTCGGCGCCCCGGGCGACGCCTGGGACATCTTCCGTCGCATGTTCCCACCGGCCTTCGGCGAGGCCGCCGAACGGGGCGTGGTCGGCAAGGTGTTCGAGTCGGTCCACATCGCCTGGATCGGCACGCTCATAGGCGCCCTGTTCTCCCTACCCCTGGCCTTCCTGGCGGCCGGCAACGTCGCACCGGCATGGGTCCGTGCTCCTGTCCGCCAGCTGTTCAACGTGATCCGGGCCGTCCCCGAGCTGATCCTGGCCGTGATCCTCATCCCGATCACCGGCCTGGGCCCGTGGGCCGGGGCACTGGCCATCGGCGTGCACTCGGTGGGGACCCTGGGCAAGTGGGCCACCGAGGCCATCGAGGGGATCGACGACGGGCCGTTGGAGGCCGTGGCCGCCACCGGGGGCCGCTGGGCATCGGAGATGCGCTGGGGCGTGCTGCCCCAGATCCTGCCGGTGGTGACCTCGCAGTGGCTGTTCCGGTTCGAGATCAACGTCCGGGCCTCGGCCGTGCTGGGCATGATCGGTGCCGGCGGCGTGGGCTCCGAACTGGTGTCGCAGCTGGTGTTCCGGAACTTCCCGGCCGTGGGCGCCGTGCTGGCCATGACCGTCGTGGTGGTGCTGACCATCGACACCATCTCGGCAGCCGTCCGGCGGCGAATCATCCGGGGCACCGGCCGGGCACCGGGCGACGGAATGGACGAGGACCGGAACGCCGCCGTGCTGGCCGACCTGACCGGGTTCGGCCGCTGA
- a CDS encoding ROK family protein → MLIGIDVGGTKASALLVDPATDAIVDRELTSSDGDGPTLVGKLAAMAGSLRERSPTPVSAVGLGIAGLAERSGTVAWSPNLRSAVGHPVGPDLERALGLPVAVGNDATTATLAEARLGAGRGCDDFALITLGTGIGGGFVLGGRLQRGAHGFSGEPGHMVVSADGPVHVTGQRGPWEYYASGSALGRLGSEAASAGAFDRGVALAGSPDAVTGFHVIEALADGDPQAASVFDRWCTEVARGVANLVVLLDLQRVVLGGGLAEVGEPLRAGVDSAMGGLVAGADSRPPVEVVLAQLGADAGALGAALLAGDPD, encoded by the coding sequence ATGCTGATCGGCATCGACGTCGGGGGAACCAAGGCATCGGCCCTGCTGGTCGATCCGGCGACGGACGCCATCGTCGACAGGGAGCTGACCTCCAGCGACGGGGACGGACCCACGCTGGTCGGGAAGCTGGCCGCGATGGCGGGCAGCCTCCGGGAACGCAGCCCTACCCCGGTCAGCGCCGTGGGCCTGGGCATCGCCGGACTGGCCGAACGGTCGGGCACGGTGGCCTGGTCGCCGAACCTGCGCAGCGCCGTCGGCCACCCCGTGGGCCCCGACCTGGAACGGGCCCTCGGGCTGCCGGTGGCCGTCGGCAACGACGCCACCACCGCCACGCTCGCCGAGGCCAGGCTGGGAGCGGGCCGTGGATGCGACGACTTCGCACTGATCACTCTAGGTACGGGTATCGGAGGAGGCTTCGTCCTCGGGGGACGCCTGCAGCGGGGAGCCCACGGCTTCTCAGGGGAGCCGGGTCACATGGTGGTGTCGGCCGACGGCCCGGTCCACGTCACGGGACAACGTGGGCCCTGGGAGTACTACGCGTCGGGGAGCGCCCTGGGACGCCTCGGCAGCGAGGCGGCGTCGGCCGGGGCCTTCGACCGGGGGGTGGCCCTGGCCGGCTCCCCCGACGCCGTCACCGGATTCCACGTCATCGAGGCGCTAGCCGACGGCGACCCGCAGGCCGCTTCCGTGTTCGACCGATGGTGCACAGAGGTGGCACGGGGGGTGGCCAACCTGGTCGTGCTCCTCGACCTCCAGCGTGTGGTGCTGGGTGGTGGGCTGGCCGAGGTGGGTGAGCCGCTGCGGGCCGGCGTCGACTCCGCCATGGGAGGCCTGGTGGCGGGGGCCGATTCCCGGCCGCCGGTTGAGGTGGTGCTGGCGCAGCTGGGAGCTGACGCCGGGGCGCTGGGTGCAGCGCTCCTGGCCGGCGACCCGGACTGA
- a CDS encoding phosphate/phosphite/phosphonate ABC transporter substrate-binding protein, with the protein MKIRSLFAALLALVMIATGCSSDGGGAAGDGTWPSEITFGFVPSSEQESLQDDIQPFMDVLSDALGIKVNGVVTTDYTGLVIAMGTGKADLGAFGPFGYTLAQQQFGNMEVLIQAVRYGAATYHGQWMTNDPSLCDSAPESATALENTAKGVQQVGALDAVALQVGVYFGDSGKALGESVDAGDVSPGSSCMADLAKIKGKRVAFTSESSTSGYLFPALQLIEAGIDPVNDITPIFTGGHDAAVVAVYNGDADVGVSYDDARRSLRKEKTDVGDKVIVFNITSEVPNDVVAASTLLPTSLRTAIYDAIYAYLETDEGEAVFDETYGWTSIRRAVESDFDVVRQAAEALGITEPLG; encoded by the coding sequence ATGAAGATCCGTTCGCTGTTCGCCGCCCTACTGGCCCTGGTGATGATCGCCACGGGCTGTTCCAGTGATGGAGGCGGTGCCGCCGGAGACGGCACCTGGCCGTCCGAGATCACATTCGGGTTCGTCCCCAGCTCGGAGCAGGAATCGCTCCAGGACGACATCCAGCCGTTCATGGACGTGCTCAGCGACGCCCTCGGCATCAAGGTCAACGGCGTGGTGACCACCGACTACACCGGCCTGGTCATCGCCATGGGCACCGGCAAGGCCGACCTGGGTGCCTTCGGGCCGTTCGGCTACACGCTGGCCCAGCAGCAGTTCGGCAACATGGAGGTGCTCATCCAGGCCGTCCGCTACGGAGCCGCCACCTACCACGGCCAGTGGATGACCAACGACCCGTCGTTGTGCGACTCCGCTCCGGAGTCGGCCACGGCGCTGGAGAACACGGCCAAGGGCGTCCAGCAGGTCGGGGCGCTCGACGCCGTGGCACTGCAGGTCGGCGTCTACTTCGGCGACTCCGGCAAGGCCCTGGGCGAGTCGGTGGACGCCGGCGACGTGTCTCCGGGTTCGTCCTGCATGGCCGACCTGGCCAAGATCAAGGGCAAGCGGGTGGCGTTCACCTCGGAGTCCTCCACCTCGGGCTACCTGTTCCCGGCCCTGCAGCTCATCGAGGCCGGGATCGACCCGGTCAACGACATCACGCCGATCTTCACCGGCGGACACGATGCCGCTGTCGTCGCCGTCTACAACGGCGACGCCGACGTCGGCGTGTCCTACGACGACGCCCGTCGCTCGCTCCGCAAGGAGAAGACCGACGTGGGCGACAAGGTGATCGTGTTCAACATCACCTCGGAGGTACCCAACGACGTGGTGGCCGCCAGCACGCTGCTGCCGACCTCGCTCAGGACGGCCATCTACGACGCCATCTACGCCTACCTCGAAACCGACGAGGGCGAGGCGGTCTTCGACGAGACCTACGGCTGGACGTCGATCCGCCGGGCCGTCGAGTCCGACTTCGACGTCGTGCGCCAGGCCGCCGAGGCCCTGGGCATCACCGAGCCTCTGGGCTGA
- a CDS encoding arginine--tRNA ligase yields the protein MDVRDTLIDAVRSALADLGVEPVPDVVQLERPANPEHGDWSTNVALASAKAAGRNPRELGTALSDHLSTAPPPHVIGVDVAGPGFVNFRLADSWLHEVLVDVVDAGTDGWGRLDSGVGTSVIVEFVSANPTGPLHAGHGRGACYGDSVARLYERCGYEVVREFYVNDRGVQMQNFAASLAARAAGTEVGEDGYHGRYIVDWAAEMPGDADPLEWGYARALAAHRSVLESLSIHFDSWFSERSMIASGAVDATLVDLRAAGAVYEEDGAVWLRSSDHGDDKDRVLVKGDGQPTYLMPDVAYHRDKFGRADRLVNVFGADHHGYVARMHAAMALLGHDRSDLEIVITQLVNLQRDGREVRLSKRTGEMVELAEVVDEVGADAARFTYLLLSIDSPQTFDMDLVASQVNENPVFYVQYAHARIHSVVLRAAAEGIGREPLADTDLSVLVHPRELEILRYLHELPEVVARACRERAPHQVTAWVRDLASAFHGFYHDCRVFGDGMHPSTTQARLWLLEGVRIGLAVAMDLLGVGAPTEMWRDGVDDRADGEA from the coding sequence ATGGACGTGCGCGACACCCTCATCGACGCGGTTCGCTCCGCTCTGGCCGACCTTGGCGTCGAGCCGGTGCCCGACGTCGTCCAGTTGGAGCGTCCGGCCAACCCGGAACACGGCGACTGGTCCACCAACGTGGCCCTGGCCTCCGCGAAGGCGGCGGGTCGCAACCCGCGGGAGCTGGGCACGGCGCTGTCCGACCACCTGTCCACCGCACCGCCCCCCCACGTGATCGGCGTGGACGTGGCCGGACCCGGCTTCGTCAACTTCCGCCTGGCCGACTCCTGGCTGCACGAGGTGCTGGTCGACGTGGTGGATGCCGGCACCGATGGCTGGGGCCGTCTCGACTCCGGCGTCGGGACGAGCGTCATCGTCGAGTTCGTGAGCGCCAACCCGACCGGTCCCCTGCACGCCGGCCACGGCAGGGGCGCCTGCTACGGCGACTCGGTGGCGCGCCTCTACGAGCGGTGCGGCTACGAAGTGGTGCGCGAGTTCTACGTCAACGACCGTGGCGTCCAGATGCAGAACTTCGCCGCGTCGCTGGCAGCCCGTGCCGCCGGCACCGAGGTGGGAGAGGACGGCTACCACGGCCGGTACATCGTGGACTGGGCGGCCGAGATGCCCGGCGACGCCGATCCGTTGGAGTGGGGCTACGCCCGAGCCCTGGCGGCCCACCGGTCGGTCCTGGAGTCCCTCTCCATCCACTTCGACTCCTGGTTCTCGGAGCGGTCGATGATCGCCTCGGGGGCCGTCGACGCCACGTTGGTCGACCTGCGGGCCGCCGGTGCCGTCTACGAGGAGGACGGCGCGGTCTGGCTGCGGAGCTCCGACCATGGCGACGACAAGGACCGCGTCCTGGTCAAGGGGGACGGCCAGCCCACCTACCTGATGCCCGACGTGGCCTACCACCGGGACAAGTTCGGGCGGGCCGACCGGCTGGTGAACGTGTTCGGCGCAGACCACCACGGCTACGTGGCCCGCATGCACGCCGCCATGGCGCTGCTCGGCCACGACAGGAGTGACCTCGAGATCGTCATAACCCAACTGGTCAACCTGCAGAGGGACGGCCGGGAGGTCCGGCTCTCCAAGCGGACGGGTGAGATGGTGGAGTTGGCTGAGGTGGTCGACGAGGTTGGTGCCGACGCAGCCCGCTTCACCTACCTGCTGCTCTCGATCGACTCACCCCAGACCTTCGACATGGACCTGGTGGCCAGCCAGGTCAACGAGAACCCGGTCTTCTACGTGCAGTACGCCCATGCCCGGATCCACTCGGTGGTCCTCAGGGCCGCCGCCGAGGGCATCGGGCGCGAGCCGTTGGCCGACACAGACCTGTCGGTGCTCGTCCATCCCCGGGAGCTAGAGATCCTGCGGTACCTCCACGAGTTGCCCGAGGTGGTGGCACGGGCATGTCGGGAACGGGCACCCCATCAGGTCACCGCCTGGGTCCGGGACCTGGCGTCGGCCTTCCACGGCTTCTACCACGACTGTCGGGTGTTCGGAGACGGCATGCACCCGTCCACGACCCAGGCCCGTCTCTGGCTGCTCGAGGGCGTCCGGATCGGGCTGGCCGTGGCCATGGACCTGCTCGGCGTGGGCGCCCCCACCGAGATGTGGCGTGACGGGGTCGACGACCGGGCCGACGGGGAGGCCTGA